In Sebaldella sp. S0638, a single genomic region encodes these proteins:
- a CDS encoding SUKH-3 domain-containing protein, producing the protein MKIYLKNLSLYDQYRKILQMAGWYEGRIADIRSYEQEAYTSHIPLTKAMKNFLYEYAELNSILYLGFENTKGSASYDYTFKITLDQPYSLSNTKEYKEICSFAKEKTLCIGEMGYYYPAICAVGESGRLYLKHDYADSVEVFDSMIDTIAFELRTNKDLVCVSDLQE; encoded by the coding sequence ATGAAAATTTATTTGAAGAACCTAAGCCTGTATGATCAATATAGAAAAATTTTGCAAATGGCTGGATGGTATGAAGGACGAATTGCTGATATACGGAGCTATGAACAGGAAGCATATACCAGTCATATTCCGCTGACAAAAGCTATGAAAAACTTTTTGTATGAATACGCTGAATTAAACAGTATTTTATATTTAGGATTTGAAAATACCAAAGGATCAGCTTCATACGACTATACTTTTAAAATTACACTTGATCAGCCGTATTCATTATCAAATACCAAAGAGTACAAGGAAATATGCTCCTTTGCGAAAGAGAAAACTTTATGTATCGGAGAAATGGGTTATTATTATCCGGCAATATGTGCTGTGGGTGAAAGCGGGCGGCTGTATCTGAAACATGATTATGCTGATTCCGTGGAGGTTTTTGATTCCATGATTGACACTATAGCCTTTGAATTGAGAACTAATAAAGATTTAGTCTGTGTTTCTGATCTTCAGGAATGA